The proteins below are encoded in one region of Scatophagus argus isolate fScaArg1 chromosome 24, fScaArg1.pri, whole genome shotgun sequence:
- the LOC124055768 gene encoding gap junction alpha-3 protein-like yields the protein MGDWSFLGRLLENAQEHSTVIGKVWLTVLFIFRILVLGAAAEEVWGDEQSDFTCNTQQPGCENVCYDEAFPISHIRFWVLQIIFVSTPTLIYLGHVLHIVRMEEKRREREEELRKAGRHQEDHDPLYHNGVGDGGGGGGKKEKPPIRDEHGKIRIRGALLRTYIFNIIFKTLFEVGFILGQYFLYGFHLRPLYKCGRWPCPNTVDCFISRPTEKTIFIIFMLVVACVSLVLNLLEIYHLGWKKVKQGVTNEFVPDNESLLQGAEEHGDAETIPEQMSPSVLHCLPTYASVSVVQGGAAGGGTYSPTEASSAVMSLPPRLKMDGTVFHPDDFLLEAAPASFYLNGDKVSVASHGQVAAVEQNWSNMVLELHNPGGKNSSCPPPLPSTPTSASSSPQEETNPPLPQGEQHSTFPTLPRHTPLYPLTLEAAAADEENPVATAPRMVPPDDFMVVTRAEMHQPPAAVATDIRKPSRASKSSVRARPDDLAV from the exons ATGGGTGACTGGAGCTTTCTAGGGCGGCTGCTGGAGAATGCTCAAGAACACTCCACTGTGATCGGAAAG GTTTGGCTCACAGTCCTTTTCATCTTTCGCATCTTGGTGCTGGGCGCAGCGGCCGAGGAGGTTTGGGGTGACGAGCAGTCTGATTTTACTTGTAACACGCAGCAGCCTGGTTGCGAGAACGTCTGCTACGACGAGGCCTTCCCCATCTCCCACATCCGCTTCTGGGTGCTGCAGATCATCTTTGTGTCCACGCCCACCCTCATATACCTGGGCCATGTGCTGCACATTGTCCgcatggaggagaagaggagggagagggaggaggagctgcGAAAGGCCGGGCGGCACCAGGAGGACCACGACCCTCTGTATCATAACGGAGTTGGCGATGGAGGCGGAGGTGGTGGGAAGAAGGAGAAGCCGCCTATACGTGATGAGCATGGGAAGATCCGGATCCGTGGTGCATTATTGAGGACCTACATCTTCAACATCATCTTCAAGACTCTGTTTGAAGTGGGCTTCATACTGGGACAGTACTTCCTCTATGGCTTCCACCTGAGGCCGCTCTATAAATGTGGCCGCTGGCCCTGCCCCAACACTGTGGACTGCTTCATCTCCAG GCCTACTGAAAAGACaatcttcatcatcttcatgcTGGTGGTTGCTTGTGTTTCTCTGGTCCTCAACTTGCTGGAGATCTACCACCTGGGCTGGAAGAAAGTCAAGCAGGGGGTCACCAATGAGTTTGTGCCTGACAACGAGTCACTGCTGCAGGGCGCAGAGGAGCATGGAGATGCAGAGACGATTCCCGAGCAGATGTCTCCTTCAGTGCTCCACTGTTTGCCAACGTACGCCAGTGTCAGCGTGGTGCAgggtggagcagcaggaggaggaaccTACAGTCCAACTGAGGCCTCCtctgcagtgatgtcactgcCCCCCAGACTCAAGATGGATGGCACAGTTTTCCACCCAGATGACTTCCTGTTGGAGGCCGCACCCGCTTCTTTTTATCTCAACGGTGACAAAGTGAGTGTCGCGAGCCATGGGCAGGTGGCGGCAGTGGAGCAGAACTGGAGCAACATGGTGCTGGAGCTCCACAATCCAGGTGGAAAAAattcctcctgtcctcctcctcttccctccactcccacctctgcctcctcctctcctcaggaGGAGACAAACCCACCACTTCCTCAAGGGGAGCAACACTCCACTTTCCCTACACTTCCTCGTCACACCCCTCTTTACCCCCTCACACTGGAGGCGGCAGCAGCAGACGAGGAAAACCCAGTCGCCACAGCACCTCGTATGGTCCCGCCTGACGACTTCATGGTGGTTACCAGGGCGGAGATGCAtcagcctcctgctgctgtggcGACAGACATCCGGAAGCCAAGTCGGGCCAGCAAGAGCAGCGTCCGCGCTCGCCCCGATGACCTGGCAGTGTAG